In one Silene latifolia isolate original U9 population chromosome 10, ASM4854445v1, whole genome shotgun sequence genomic region, the following are encoded:
- the LOC141607981 gene encoding dihydroceramide fatty acyl 2-hydroxylase FAH1-like, protein MAVQGFKVDLNKPLVFQVGHLGESYEEWVHQPIVSKEGPRFFQSDFCELLTRTVWWAVPTVWLPVVCWCISMSVKLGHTLNEILLMVGFGIFVWTFTEYTLHRYLFHFKTKTYWGNTAHYFLHGYHHKHPMDNLRLVLPPTHVAILCFPFWNLIKTFATPSTTPAVFGGTLLGYVVYDVTHYYLHHGQPTKDMPKNLKRYHMNHHFRIQDKGFGITSALWDKVFGTMPLSKCSS, encoded by the exons ATGGCTGTACAAGGGTTCAAAGTGGATTTAAATAAACCACTTGTTTTTCAG GTTGGTCATCTTGGAGAATCTTATGAAGAATGGGTACACCAGCCTATTGTTAGCAAGGAAGGCCCTCGTTTCTTTCAAAGCGACTTTTGTGAA TTGTTAACCCGTACAGTGTGGTGGGCTGTTCCTACAGTATGGCTACCAGTAGTGTGCTGGTGCATCTCCATGTCGGTTAAATTGGGTCATACACTCAATGAGATATTACTGATGGTGGGTTTTGGTATTTTTGTCTGGACGTTCACCGAGTACACTTTACACCGCTACCTCTTCCATTTCAAAACCAAGACGTACTG GGGAAACACTGCCCATTATTTTCTCCATGGTTATCACCACAAACACCCTATGGACAACCTACGCCTTGTTCTCCCCCCGACTCATGTTGCTATCCTTTGTTTTCCG TTTTGGAATTTGATCAAAACATTTGCAACACCTTCTACAACTCCAGCAGTGTTTGGAGGTACTCTATTGGGATATGTAGTGTATGATGTCACCCATTACTATTTGCATCATGGACAACCAACCAAAGACATGCCAAAGAACCTCAAG CGGTATCACATGAATCACCACTTCCGAATCCAAGACAAGGGCTTTGGCATCACATCAGCTTTGTGGGACAAAGTTTTCGGAACAATGCCTCTCTCGAAATGCAGCTCATGA